Part of the Paeniglutamicibacter sulfureus genome, GCGGTCTCTACCTGGCAGGCCAAGAGTTCGGTCTGAGTGGAATTCCCCCCTGCCTTGATGCCCATGATGATGGCCGACGTGGCAGCATCCGGGTCGGCAGGCAAACCGGTTTCCGGGTGAAGCAGGAAGAACTCTTCCTCGATGCCGAAGGTGCTCATGGGGATCCTTCCGTTAGAGATGCTAAGACGAGGCAATAATGCGTGGACAAGGGGATCGTCCGTGGCGACTTGGAATTTCACTCCATTCGCATCGGCAGGTGAATGCCAACATCTACCCTCCCGGGGAAGGGTGCCAACTCCCAACGTGGTCCCTGACGTCTTTCGACGACAGGGACCACGAAGCAACGACTCGGAGCCGAAGCCCTACTCGCTGTTGTCGTTACTGGTCGCCGGGCCGCTCTTGATGGCCCCGCCCTCGTCCGTCCAGTCATGGCCCGTCTCGGTGGACAGCGCAGGGTCCGATACGTGGTCCTCCCGCTTGGCCTGCTCTTTCTTCTCGGCAGCGTCCGTGGTGGATTCCTGGGATTCATTCATGGTGTTCTTCTCCTTTGTATTTTTGTGGGAAAAATTCAGGGGAGGATTGTCGTCCTCATTGGCGTTCTGCAACTGCGGCTCATCAAAACGAAGCAATTTATGGGTGCCATCGCAAAACGGCTTGATCTTCGACCCGCCGCACCGGCAAAGCGCCACGGTTCCGCGCCTCGGATCGACCGGCTGGTTGTCGCCGTCCACGATGTCGAAGCTGCCCCTGACGATCAGCGGACCACGGGGACAAACGGTGATGCTGGCGGGCCCGGAGTTGCTCATGCTGCAGCCCGGAGTTCGGCGCGCAACGAGCTGCGGTCGGATTGCCAGGCGTTCATCTGCCATTGGCCGGCCAGCGTGTCGAGCAGGATGACAGTCGCAGCACCGAAGAACACGTCGTTCATCAATCGGGGGTCTGCCTCAATGAGTCCGCCGGCAAGGTCCCGTCCGGCAATCTGTTCATGAACGGCGTCGGCCTCCACGTGTTCATCGAAATAGTCAGTGACCGGCGAGCTAAATCCGAGTCGTCGGAATCCCCGGGCATACTTCGCATTCGGTATGGATGAGGTCATCTCGTAGATCGCCAAGTGGCCGCAGGCAGCGCCCCGGTGCCTGCGGTGCAGGCCGAAGAGTGAAATGACATTCACTGAAGCCAGGGTGATGGCAGGGATGGCATCGATGTAGCTCCCGAAGTCGTTCTCGAGCCCCAGCCCCTGCATGGTCCGGGCAAATAGTTCGGCGTGCGTTTGGCCGGGAACCCCACCGCCGTATTCGTCGGCTTGGATCTCCACCAGCGCCGATTTGGCACGGCCGGTGAGTCGCGGAATCGCCCAGGTGTGGGGATCGGCTTCCTTCAACTGGTAAATGGACTTGTGGACCAGGAATTCACGGGCCTGTTCCAGGGTCGCATTGCGCGCAACAAAGGAGGATACCGATGGCCCGGTCGCTGCTTTGGTCATGTCGAAGAGTGCCTCGGCCACTGATTGCGCGGTCGGGGCCGGTTGCGGAAGTTCTCCTATGGTGTCGTTCAAGCGGTTCTCGAACCGCTCCTCGAGCCGTTTGCGCAGGGCCAACAGCGGCGGATGCCATTCCCAGCCATCGTCGATGGAGTCGAAGCCCGAGTAGTGGAGTTCATAGAGGACAAACAAGGTGAGCTGCAGATCCTCGTTGAAGAGGATATCTGTATCGACGCGGAAGGCTTCTGCTGCCGTTTCCCCGAGTTGGTCCAGGTCATCTGGCATGTCATTGCGCACCAGAGCCGCGATAAGTGCGGAACTGAGCGGCCCACGTCCAGTAGGGAGGTCTCGCATGATGCTCCGTTCGTGAAGGGGAACCCCGGGGGCGGCTCCAAGAACACCCATGTGTCGTCATGGAGCTTCCTGGAATCCGAAATTAATCTTGAAATTACCGTAAGTTGCCTTCACTGGAACGACAAGAATTTTGACACTCGCCTCAGCTGATAGCGGACAATCAGGTTTGGTGCCGGACGGAAATCAAGAGGGCGGCCATCCGTTCCGCCGGATCACCAAGGAACACCCGCCCGCCTCGCCGAGCATTCGCAGAACGCCCTTGAAGCGTTCTTCCGTGCGATGGTTCGACCCTGCACCGTGCGACGGTCAGACACTTGCCATTCACACCGTGGCGAGGGCTCTCGCAGTGAGTCGGCGATCACGCGAACCGAGTGATACCTCCTGTCCGCTAACCCTCGGGAACCTGCTGCTGAGGACACTGGCTGGTGATGATCCGCTTGATGCCGGCATGTTCGGCCTTGGTCATCCACAGTCCATGCTTGGTCTTGACCGCGGTCTGGCGTGCCACGTAGGAGCAGCGGAACGACTTGTTCGATGGCAGCCAACTGGAAGCATCGGAATCGCCCTTGGAAGCATTCGATGGACCGTCCACGGCCAGGAGGTTCAGCGGATCGTTGGCAAATTTAACTCGCTGTTCCTCGGTCATCTTTTGCGCACCCTTTTGCCAGGCGTCGGACAGCGCGACGACGTGGTCGATCTGGACCTTGGTGCTGGTCCCTTGGCCGCGCACAAAATCGATGCGTTTTCCGGTGAACGGATCGGAGAGCACTCCGCTGGTGACGACGCAGCCGTTGGTTCCGGGCTTCGCCGCGATGCCGGTCAGGTCCCGACGCAGCATGTCGTTGCGGGCATCGCAGCCGTTTCGGTCCGGGTCCTTCCAGCCGCTACCGAAGAGGCTACGTTCGTAGCCCGTCTTCGGAGCCCTGCCCTTGATGGGGATGCCGGCAAGCTGATGCAGCGTTGTGCCCGCCTTGGCCTTCGAGGCGTTTTCGGTGCTCGAGGGCGCGGAAGCCGCCTTCGAGCTGGCTGCGGCTGAATTCGACGCTACGGTCGGAGCGGGCCTTGCCGCCACCTCGGGTTCGGGCACGTGTTCGGAAGCTGTTGGAGCCGGAGCCTCCGACCAAACCACCAGGGGTTCACCGACAGGAGCTTCCGACCAGATGACCGGAGCTGCAACGGCCGACGCGTCGGAACCAGCGCAGGATGTCAGGACCAGTCCGAGAACAAGCACCATGGCAGAAAGCGGCCCTGCAGTGCCTAGGCTCTTTCCGGGATTGGTTCTCTTCCGCGCCCGAACTCCACCCGAGCCCGCACGATCGCCGTCACTCACAGGCGACACCGTCGCCGTCCCTATCAAGTTTTCTGCTGTAGCCGGGATCGCCCTTGTAGATCGGGTCTGCTCCGGCGTTTCTTACCGCTGTGCAGTTCTTGTAGTAGGTGTTGGCGGTGACCTTTGGCGCCTTGGGCTTGGCAGACTCTTTCTTCTCGCGAGCCTTTTCTGCGGCACGGGCGGATTTCGCTTCTTGTTCACGGACCTTGGCCGCTTGCGCATCCGCTGCCTTCCGGGTGGCTTTTGCCTTGGCCGTTGCCTCCGCCTTCGCCGCCGCTGCCTTCTTCTTGGTCTCGGCGGCTGCCTTTTCAGCGGCTGCCGCTTTCTTCTTCTTGGCGTCGGCTGCTGCCTTCGCTGTGGCTGCAGCGGCTTCGTTCGCTTTCTTCTTCGCTTCGGCAACGTTCTGGGCCTCGGCTTCGCGGGCCGATGCCAGATCGGCCTCGGCCCGATCGTGGGCATCCTGGTCGACCCAGACCAGCGCACCCGTTGAATCCGCGTCGCAGTAGTTGTTCGCGGCGCCCTGGGTCATGACCTGATAATCGAATTCGCAGGACTGGCCGACGTGGCTCGCGAGATCAGCCGGAAGGGTCTCGGCCACCGCGGCTTCCTCGAGCAGCGTATCCCCGTTTCCGGGGTCGGCCGTGGCCATCGAGCAACCGACCAGCGTCAGGGCAAGCACGACACCGGCGATGCTCTTTCCAACGATGCCCCTCGACATTCGTTTACCGTTGCCGTCCCGGGCATCACGCGCCGCGACCCCACTCGACTGCCCGTCCAAACCCATGACGCGCCGCCGCATGCAAAAGAAACCCTTGTCCGTGCCCATAATTCCCCAAGTCTTCAAATATTTCGATCAACGGATCAAACCATAGCCAAAACCGCGACGACTAGTCATTTCTTACTTAGTTGCATGGCAACGGGGAACATGAAAACTCGGGATGACAGCGAAGTATGCGCACATGCGGAAATCGAATGTGACCCCACGGGTCGAGCCGTCCGGCACGCAACGCATTCCATGTCGGATCGTACTGGTGGGGCGGGGTCCCCCGAGAAGTCAGGCCTCGGACCCGACCCCGGCCCAGCGCAGCACCCGCAGCGCGCGCAGGGTGTTCCAGCGGCTCGGCTCACCCTCCGCTGCATCGACGTCCAGATAGGTCTCCCCGGGCCAGGGAACCCCGGAAGACCAGCGGCCGTCCCCGCGGCGTTTGCCGATCAGCGCCTCAACCGCCGGGTCCAACCGCGGATCAAACGAGCTTCGCGCCGCCCGGAAGTAGTCCAAGGAACGCAGCACGTCGTAAAACCAATACGGCGGGAAGGAGAAATTCAGGTAGCGGCCTTCGGCCACTTCCCCGGTGCTCAGCCGCTTGAACCCCGAGCGCTTCAGCAGGTATTCCTCGCCGCGGGACCGGGCGTCGGCGAGCGCCGCCGGTGCCTCCCCCACGGCGCGCTCGAGTTCGAGCAGTCCCTCGAGTACGCCGAGGGTGCTGTCAAAGGACGAGACCTTGGATGAATCGGGGGCCTCGCAGTTCCAGCCGCCGTCGGGCAGTTGCTCGGTGAACAGCCGCGAGATGATCCGCTCGCTGCCCTCGCCGAGCTGTCCGAAGTAGGCACCTTGGGAAAGGACACCGCCATTGATGCAAGGTTCGACCTCTCCATGGAAGTAGGGCAGGTTCTCCCAGTACTTCCAGGTCACCGAATCGCGCACCCTGCCCACCGCCGCGCGCACGGGCGGATCGTTCGGGTCGGCACCGAGCCGGCGCAGCAGCGCCAGCGACCAGAACACGGACTTCCGGTTGTGGTCCTCCCCGTATTCGTCGTTGTTCCAGTATCCGCGGGGATCCTGCAGTGCCAACAGCTGAGCCCCGAAACCCTCAACGACTACACGGGATCGTTCCTTGGCCACCTCGGTTTCGGGGGCGTCGAGCAGATCGCGCAGCACCTGCCAACGGAGCGAGGGGTCGGAGTCGAGCAACCAAGCCACAGTGTCCATTCCCCCATTGTTGTCCTCCGCGGGGCATGGTTCCAGGGTCAGGAGAGAACATCCTTGCTGGCGAACCGGCCATAGGCCAGGGCGCCGAACACCAGCAGGTACCCTCCCTGCAACAGCGCGTTCTGCCCGAATTCGCTCCAGCGGATGGGGTCTCGCAGCAGATCGGCGAAGCCCAGCCAATGATGGGTGAACAGCCATGGATGCAGCCAATCCAGTTGCGGTAACTGGCCAAGGATCTGCGCGGTCACGGCCAGTACGGCGATGGCGGCCATGGCGCCAACGGGCACGTCGGTCAGCGTGGAGATGAACAGGCCCAGCATGGTGAGCCCCAGCAGCGACACCGCCACGTAAAGCGCCACCAAGCCCACCCGCAACACTGCCGCGGGTGCGGAAATGGTGGTTCCCGACAGCAGCGTCACCGGCCCGGTGGGGAACAGCAGCGCCCCGATGCCCAGTCCGCATACCGCCACCATGGCCGCCGCGGCCAGGCAGAAGAGCGCCGCCACGATGAACTTGACCAGCAGCAGGCGCGGGCGGGAGGCAGGTGCGGTGAGCAGGTAGCGCAGCGTCCCGGTCCCTGCCTCGCCGGCGATGGTGTCCCCGGAAACCACGGCGACCGTCAGCGGCAGGAACAGCGGGATGCACACCAGCAGACCGGTGATTGCGACAAACAAGCCGTTTCCCGCCACGCGGTCAAGGAACGCCGGCCCCCGCCCGCTGGGCGGACCCGACGTCAGGCGCACCGCGACGGCAATGAGCACCGGCACCGCGCCCAACGCCAGGAGCATCGCCCAGGTGCGGCGGCGCCGAAAAAGCAACGCCACCTCGTTGGCCAGTAATCCGCTACTGGACAAGGTCGAACCCCTCCCCCGTCAGCGCCACGAATCTCTCTTCGAGGCTGGCGGCCTGAACCGTGAAGCCGCGCACGCGCACGCCTGCGGCGACCAGTTCCTCCACCAGCCTTTCGGGCTCGGGCGCCTCGGAGCCGAGCACCGCATCAAGGACCCCGTCGTCGCCGGCGGGCACCGGGTCGACACGCGCGTCGAGGCCCAGCCGTTCCAGCACCGCCAGGGCAACGCCGGTGTCCGGGGTGCGCAGGGAGACCAGGGGCCTCCCATCGGCCCGCAATTCCTCCAGCGTGCCCTGGGCCACCAGGTTTCCGTTGCTCATCACCGCCACGTGGCTGCACGTCTGTTCGATCTCACTGAGCAGGTGGCTGGAGACAAAGACCGTGGTCCCCTCAGTGGCGAGCACCCGGATCAGGTGTCTGACCTCGCGGGTTCCCTGCGGGTCCAGCCCGTTGGTTGGTTCGTCGAGCACCAGCAGCTCGCGTTCGGCCATCAGCGCATGGGCAATTCCCAGGCGCTGCTTCATGCCCAGCGAATAGGCGTGCACTGCCAGCCGCGCGGCCTTGCCCAACCCGACCTTGTCCAGGGCTGCGTCCACGCGGCGATGGCGGGTGGACGCGTTGGAGGTGCGGTCAGCGGAATCCAGGCGAACGAGGTTGGCCCGACCGGAAAGGAACGGGTAGAACGCGGGACCTTCGATCAGGGAACCCACCCGGGGCAGTACCCGGGCTGCTGCGGCGGGCATGGGTTCGGCGAGTAGCGAGATGCTGCCGGCATCGGGGGTTGCCAGGCCCAACAGCATCCGGATGGTGGTGGTCTTGCCCGAGCCGTTCGGTCCCAGGAATCCGAAGATCGAACCGCGCGGCACGGCAAGGTCCAGGTCATTGACCGCACGGCGTTTTCCAAAGCTCTTGCCCAACCCCGTCGTGCGGATGGCCAGGTCCTCGAGTTCCGGCACCGCGGTCACTGGTCGTTGGCCGCGGCCTGTAGCCTGGCCACCGTCACGGCGCCGAAGACCATGCGCCCGTCATCGGTGACCAAGACATTGAGCAGCGAGGTGTGGAGCAGTTTTCCGCCTTCGACCGGGGTGGCCAGCTGGTTCAGCAGTTCGTTCGCAGCCAGGTCCTCGGGGACCTGGCTGGCGGGAACCACCATGACGGTGTCCCAGCCGGTGCCGTTGATCGCGCCGGGGGGATCGGCAAGGTCCTTGGAATCTGGTTCGACGGTTTCATCCTTGGCACCGGGTTTGTGGTCCGGGAACCGCTCGGGGTTTTTGCGGCCAAGGTGATCCTTCGGGATTTCCCGTTCCCTCACCTCTGCCCCCGGCGGTGGCGTGAATTCGAAGAGATCTGCCGCAGGTGTCTCCGGGGTGAACGTGGTGAATCCAACGGCCATGGCCGGATCTTCCTGCCCGACCGCATCCACGACGACCTCCAGTGGTGCCCCGGTGGCGGCGTCGACGCCGATGCTCACCTTTGCTATCAGCGAGTTCTCGCTGCGCGGGTCCAATTCAAGGGTGTAGGCGTCCCGGCCGGCCACGCGAGTGTCCGCCTGCACGCTGATGTCGGTGTTTGCCCCCATCGCATCGAGGAAGCGGTCAGCGACCACCTCGGGAGTTGGCGGCTGCATCGTGTGTCGTGGCGGACCGGCCTGGCGGTGGGATTCGGGAAGCTCCACATGAACGGCGGTGTTCTCGGCGGAGTCGTAGTGCCACAGCGAGGAACCATTTCGGATGATGTTCTGCTCGTTCATCTCTTCCATGACCTGGATCCGCGCCTTGTCCGGTTCGTCCACGTACACCCTTGCCTCGTGGGTTCCCGAGAGCGCCGAGAGCATCCCCAGCATGTCGGCGCCGGCGGATTCGGGATCATCCGAGGAAGGAGAGTCGACCCCTGCCTCCGAGGGGCCCGGCTGCGCCATGCCAGTGCTTTCCGCATCCGGCAGCTGCGGGATCCCCAGGTCGAGCGTCGTGCGGGCGGTTCCGGAGAAGTCGGTGACGTGGGATCCCGCGATCATCTGCAGGACCTGTTGCGGGGTCTTGGGTTCGAGCTGCACCTGGGCGTTCGCGGAGATCGAGGCTCCCATCGCGAAGGCGGCAATGACGGCGGGCGCCAGCGCGGCGGGTATCCATTTTTTGAGTACAGCGGGTTTCACGGCCATCAATCCCCATCAAGCGACTTGGTATCTCCACCGTACGCCGGTGCGGCGGCGTTGGCGATGCCGAGCAAGGAGGGCTCCCGGAAGGCCGGCAGGAACAGTCAGGCTTCCGAGGCACCGGCATCGGCCGACGGTCCGGGTTCCC contains:
- a CDS encoding CDGSH iron-sulfur domain-containing protein produces the protein MSNSGPASITVCPRGPLIVRGSFDIVDGDNQPVDPRRGTVALCRCGGSKIKPFCDGTHKLLRFDEPQLQNANEDDNPPLNFSHKNTKEKNTMNESQESTTDAAEKKEQAKREDHVSDPALSTETGHDWTDEGGAIKSGPATSNDNSE
- a CDS encoding iron-containing redox enzyme family protein yields the protein MPDDLDQLGETAAEAFRVDTDILFNEDLQLTLFVLYELHYSGFDSIDDGWEWHPPLLALRKRLEERFENRLNDTIGELPQPAPTAQSVAEALFDMTKAATGPSVSSFVARNATLEQAREFLVHKSIYQLKEADPHTWAIPRLTGRAKSALVEIQADEYGGGVPGQTHAELFARTMQGLGLENDFGSYIDAIPAITLASVNVISLFGLHRRHRGAACGHLAIYEMTSSIPNAKYARGFRRLGFSSPVTDYFDEHVEADAVHEQIAGRDLAGGLIEADPRLMNDVFFGAATVILLDTLAGQWQMNAWQSDRSSLRAELRAAA
- a CDS encoding HNH endonuclease family protein, with product MVLVLGLVLTSCAGSDASAVAAPVIWSEAPVGEPLVVWSEAPAPTASEHVPEPEVAARPAPTVASNSAAASSKAASAPSSTENASKAKAGTTLHQLAGIPIKGRAPKTGYERSLFGSGWKDPDRNGCDARNDMLRRDLTGIAAKPGTNGCVVTSGVLSDPFTGKRIDFVRGQGTSTKVQIDHVVALSDAWQKGAQKMTEEQRVKFANDPLNLLAVDGPSNASKGDSDASSWLPSNKSFRCSYVARQTAVKTKHGLWMTKAEHAGIKRIITSQCPQQQVPEG
- a CDS encoding excalibur calcium-binding domain-containing protein, which produces MSRGIVGKSIAGVVLALTLVGCSMATADPGNGDTLLEEAAVAETLPADLASHVGQSCEFDYQVMTQGAANNYCDADSTGALVWVDQDAHDRAEADLASAREAEAQNVAEAKKKANEAAAATAKAAADAKKKKAAAAEKAAAETKKKAAAAKAEATAKAKATRKAADAQAAKVREQEAKSARAAEKAREKKESAKPKAPKVTANTYYKNCTAVRNAGADPIYKGDPGYSRKLDRDGDGVACE
- a CDS encoding ABC transporter permease produces the protein MSSSGLLANEVALLFRRRRTWAMLLALGAVPVLIAVAVRLTSGPPSGRGPAFLDRVAGNGLFVAITGLLVCIPLFLPLTVAVVSGDTIAGEAGTGTLRYLLTAPASRPRLLLVKFIVAALFCLAAAAMVAVCGLGIGALLFPTGPVTLLSGTTISAPAAVLRVGLVALYVAVSLLGLTMLGLFISTLTDVPVGAMAAIAVLAVTAQILGQLPQLDWLHPWLFTHHWLGFADLLRDPIRWSEFGQNALLQGGYLLVFGALAYGRFASKDVLS
- a CDS encoding ABC transporter ATP-binding protein — encoded protein: MTAVPELEDLAIRTTGLGKSFGKRRAVNDLDLAVPRGSIFGFLGPNGSGKTTTIRMLLGLATPDAGSISLLAEPMPAAAARVLPRVGSLIEGPAFYPFLSGRANLVRLDSADRTSNASTRHRRVDAALDKVGLGKAARLAVHAYSLGMKQRLGIAHALMAERELLVLDEPTNGLDPQGTREVRHLIRVLATEGTTVFVSSHLLSEIEQTCSHVAVMSNGNLVAQGTLEELRADGRPLVSLRTPDTGVALAVLERLGLDARVDPVPAGDDGVLDAVLGSEAPEPERLVEELVAAGVRVRGFTVQAASLEERFVALTGEGFDLVQ
- a CDS encoding LolA family protein is translated as MKPAVLKKWIPAALAPAVIAAFAMGASISANAQVQLEPKTPQQVLQMIAGSHVTDFSGTARTTLDLGIPQLPDAESTGMAQPGPSEAGVDSPSSDDPESAGADMLGMLSALSGTHEARVYVDEPDKARIQVMEEMNEQNIIRNGSSLWHYDSAENTAVHVELPESHRQAGPPRHTMQPPTPEVVADRFLDAMGANTDISVQADTRVAGRDAYTLELDPRSENSLIAKVSIGVDAATGAPLEVVVDAVGQEDPAMAVGFTTFTPETPAADLFEFTPPPGAEVREREIPKDHLGRKNPERFPDHKPGAKDETVEPDSKDLADPPGAINGTGWDTVMVVPASQVPEDLAANELLNQLATPVEGGKLLHTSLLNVLVTDDGRMVFGAVTVARLQAAANDQ